A window from Chitinophaga filiformis encodes these proteins:
- the xrtN gene encoding exosortase N, with the protein MSKGIFSMIVGILRAGRCWPLITVVFYGLVLLVGLHDYLVWDTIKVILGAAALFFAASFNTSERGSTRYFFIALLFLLLYLLVPAKTFLCISCLCGCLFMIETFYGRINFLPVIVLVMMTPLFEYGMNIFSFPIRLALTAWAGDIIGITGQEVGVQGNMITCNGNEFSVDPACMGLQMMVTASLCAMILIGFYQQQYKKVLRVWQVLTILGAMVLMNVASNLLRVIFLVCFNIMPGTAMHDITGIICLVLYVIIPLLFLSWWIVCKYGQPLQTHRKRYVLRSALKLSLFNISLPAGLLIVFIINTPRDIQQQVLSHVPAMQGYAVQSLPGNIIRLKNDSLLVYIKHIPASYYTDHHPMICWKGSGYEFYKVEEKRMGGHTIYTALLQQQKDKLYTAWWYDNGLVSTSSQLQWRWDVLTGAHPYSLVNVTASSERELRLAVDEILHKRSLSVYL; encoded by the coding sequence ATGAGCAAGGGGATCTTTTCAATGATAGTGGGCATATTACGTGCCGGCAGGTGTTGGCCGCTCATTACCGTCGTTTTTTATGGGCTTGTCTTGCTCGTCGGTTTGCATGATTACCTGGTATGGGATACGATAAAAGTGATCCTCGGTGCAGCAGCACTGTTTTTCGCCGCATCATTCAATACCAGTGAGCGGGGCAGTACACGTTACTTTTTCATAGCGTTGTTGTTCCTGCTGTTATATCTGCTGGTGCCGGCTAAAACATTCTTATGTATCTCCTGCTTGTGTGGTTGCCTGTTCATGATCGAAACCTTCTACGGGCGTATAAATTTCCTGCCGGTAATAGTACTGGTGATGATGACTCCCTTATTTGAATATGGCATGAATATTTTCAGTTTTCCTATACGCCTGGCGTTAACTGCCTGGGCAGGGGACATCATCGGTATAACAGGGCAGGAGGTAGGTGTACAGGGAAATATGATCACCTGTAACGGCAATGAGTTTTCTGTAGATCCTGCCTGCATGGGCTTACAGATGATGGTAACAGCTTCATTGTGCGCGATGATCCTGATCGGCTTTTATCAGCAGCAATATAAAAAAGTACTGCGTGTATGGCAGGTGTTGACCATCTTAGGCGCTATGGTACTGATGAACGTAGCATCCAATCTTTTGCGTGTCATCTTCCTTGTATGCTTCAATATCATGCCCGGCACAGCGATGCACGATATAACAGGCATCATCTGCCTGGTGCTATATGTGATCATACCGCTGTTGTTCCTGTCCTGGTGGATCGTATGTAAATACGGTCAACCGTTGCAGACGCACAGAAAGCGTTATGTGCTTCGCTCCGCCTTAAAGCTGTCCCTGTTCAATATATCATTGCCTGCGGGCCTGCTGATTGTATTTATCATCAATACACCGAGAGACATACAGCAGCAGGTGTTATCACATGTGCCAGCCATGCAGGGGTATGCCGTACAATCATTGCCTGGCAATATTATCAGGTTAAAGAATGATAGCCTGCTGGTATACATTAAACATATTCCCGCCAGCTATTATACAGATCATCACCCCATGATCTGCTGGAAAGGCAGCGGATATGAGTTTTACAAAGTAGAGGAGAAACGTATGGGGGGACACACCATATATACCGCACTGCTGCAACAGCAAAAAGATAAACTGTATACAGCCTGGTGGTATGATAATGGGTTAGTATCAACAAGCAGCCAGTTACAATGGCGATGGGATGTGCTCACGGGAGCGCATCCCTATTCCCTCGTGAATGTTACCGCCAGCTCCGAACGGGAGCTCCGGCTGGCAGTAGATGAAATACTGCATAAGAGAAGCCTGTCAGTTTATTTGTAA
- a CDS encoding GNAT family N-acetyltransferase, which yields MHTEKLVARIIACPGPDYDQEIKLRNEVLRKPLGLDLLTEDLSREVNDIHIGLFRGRELIGTLILTPGQGYVKMRQVAVAENARGSNAGTQMVQFSEEVAREKGFSRIELNARLEAVRFYLKNGYTTEGNQFTEVGIPHFKMVKEL from the coding sequence ATGCACACAGAGAAGCTCGTCGCCCGAATAATAGCCTGTCCCGGACCCGACTACGACCAGGAAATTAAACTCAGAAATGAGGTACTTCGTAAACCCCTCGGTCTGGACCTGCTCACTGAAGATCTGAGCAGGGAAGTGAATGATATACATATTGGCCTGTTCCGTGGCCGGGAATTGATCGGGACCCTGATCCTGACACCCGGGCAGGGATATGTTAAAATGCGACAGGTGGCCGTAGCTGAAAATGCCAGGGGCAGCAATGCCGGTACCCAAATGGTGCAGTTCAGCGAGGAAGTGGCCCGGGAGAAGGGTTTCTCCCGCATCGAGCTGAATGCCCGCCTGGAAGCAGTCAGATTCTACCTGAAAAATGGTTATACTACCGAGGGCAACCAGTTTACCGAAGTGGGCATTCCTCATTTCAAAATGGTAAAGGAGTTGTAG
- a CDS encoding SRPBCC domain-containing protein — translation MKSEPFVIERTYDAPVKKVWDAISNKDQMKQWYFDIPAFSAEIGAEFEFTGGDPKGQQFRHLCKVTEVEPDRKLTYSWRYDGYEGNSFVTFELFPEGDKTRLKLTHAGLETFPAIPSFAKENFVMGWTELIGTSLKKFVEKA, via the coding sequence ATGAAAAGCGAACCGTTTGTAATCGAAAGAACATATGATGCGCCGGTAAAAAAGGTCTGGGATGCTATTAGCAATAAAGACCAGATGAAACAATGGTATTTTGACATCCCTGCGTTCAGCGCAGAGATAGGAGCAGAATTTGAGTTTACGGGCGGCGACCCCAAGGGGCAGCAGTTCCGGCACCTTTGCAAGGTTACTGAAGTGGAACCGGATCGTAAACTTACATATAGCTGGCGCTATGATGGATACGAGGGGAATTCATTTGTGACCTTCGAGCTGTTTCCCGAGGGCGATAAGACACGTTTGAAGTTGACGCATGCAGGACTGGAAACTTTCCCTGCTATTCCAAGCTTCGCAAAAGAGAATTTTGTTATGGGTTGGACGGAACTGATAGGTACTTCACTGAAAAAGTTTGTAGAGAAAGCATAA
- a CDS encoding response regulator: MNAILQEKLNRQTELASLVCNVQVATISIIDDQQQSVVVASGIPITAKEAAFHITYDLVSSSGELLGTLSLMDKAPRHLDALQQKQMKIIVSDVTAEIIEHNRREALQNSERNFRAFFELEKDLKRTREILERTSQLSRIGGWEVDLVNKEMFWSDVTKEIHEVPPDFSPTLSAAVGFYKEGESRKKITAALKEIIETGRPWDLELQIVTATGKERWVRAVGNAEFENGKCKRLYGTFQDISVSKETEQELISQQASLAAAKQQAEQANIAKSEFLANMSHEIRTPLNGVIGFTELVLKTDLNETQHQYLSIVNQSANALLSIINDILDFSKIESGKLELDIDKYDLYEFSSQVSDIVSYQAQHKGLEMLLNVSPNLPRFAWFDEVRLKQILINLLGNAVKFTSNGEIELKVTPLEIKEDGKARIRFEVRDTGIGIKPEKQYKIFEAFRQEDASTTKKYGGTGLGLTISNKLLALMGTHLQIKSNINEGSTFYFDIELPTAEAPPDKWESLEKIRQVLIVDDNDNNRTILKEMLSLKNIACTEARSGFEALDTLTKGERFDVILMDYHMPYMDGLETVKKIRHHFGRLPGEQGVILLHSSADDERIIRVCDQLDIGLRMVKPIKINELYNSLSMLIRKEKRAKRHKHEKEEQWIGGRLNILIVEDNPVNMLLATTIVKRIAHDARIYEAQDGIEAVRICRGKIPDLILMDVQMPVMNGYEATKKIREMPGGQRVPIMALTAGNLKGEREKCIEAGMNDFIGKPLVQQKLLQLFRKWLTVVIEDSPVTLTTEQEAKETHFDMGTLEAYLVGEDRSVLKQLLKLTIEELKTSVAEVQAAAAAVDIRKINRIGHKIRGTSQIIGLAKLARIADQLDTLTVKREPEFGFLIESMQEESLLVIKLMEEQIMKI, from the coding sequence TTGAATGCAATATTACAGGAGAAACTGAATAGACAGACTGAATTAGCCTCTCTTGTTTGCAATGTACAGGTAGCAACGATCTCTATCATCGATGATCAACAGCAATCCGTTGTCGTTGCATCAGGCATTCCTATTACCGCAAAGGAGGCTGCATTCCACATTACCTACGATCTGGTATCTTCTTCAGGAGAGCTGTTGGGTACTTTATCACTCATGGATAAAGCCCCCCGGCATCTTGACGCCCTGCAGCAAAAGCAGATGAAGATTATAGTCAGTGATGTCACCGCAGAGATCATCGAGCATAACCGCCGGGAAGCGCTGCAGAACAGCGAACGTAATTTCCGTGCTTTCTTCGAGCTGGAGAAGGACCTGAAGCGTACAAGGGAGATACTGGAGCGCACCAGCCAGTTATCACGTATAGGCGGCTGGGAGGTAGACCTGGTCAATAAGGAAATGTTCTGGTCTGACGTTACAAAGGAAATCCATGAGGTACCACCTGATTTTAGTCCCACGTTATCTGCAGCCGTAGGCTTCTACAAAGAAGGAGAGAGCCGGAAAAAGATCACTGCCGCTCTCAAAGAGATCATTGAAACCGGACGGCCCTGGGACCTCGAATTGCAGATCGTTACTGCCACAGGGAAGGAACGATGGGTAAGGGCTGTCGGAAATGCCGAGTTTGAGAATGGTAAATGTAAAAGGCTATACGGCACCTTCCAGGACATCTCCGTATCTAAAGAAACGGAACAGGAGCTGATCTCCCAGCAGGCAAGCCTGGCGGCGGCCAAACAACAGGCGGAACAGGCCAATATAGCCAAATCTGAATTCCTGGCCAATATGAGTCACGAGATCCGTACGCCGCTGAACGGGGTAATAGGCTTTACGGAGCTGGTACTTAAAACAGACCTCAATGAGACCCAGCATCAGTACCTCTCTATCGTTAATCAGTCGGCCAACGCACTCTTAAGCATCATCAATGACATCCTTGATTTCTCCAAGATAGAATCAGGCAAGCTGGAACTCGATATTGACAAATACGACCTTTATGAGTTCAGCAGCCAGGTAAGTGATATTGTGAGTTATCAGGCCCAGCACAAAGGCCTGGAAATGCTGTTGAATGTTTCTCCCAACCTGCCCCGCTTTGCCTGGTTCGATGAAGTTCGCCTTAAACAGATCCTGATCAATCTCCTGGGAAATGCCGTGAAATTTACCAGTAATGGGGAGATAGAATTAAAAGTAACACCGCTCGAAATAAAGGAAGACGGCAAAGCCAGGATCAGGTTCGAAGTAAGGGATACCGGTATCGGTATCAAGCCGGAAAAACAATACAAGATCTTTGAAGCTTTCCGCCAGGAAGATGCTTCCACCACCAAGAAATATGGCGGTACCGGCCTGGGACTTACCATCTCCAATAAGCTGCTGGCCCTGATGGGAACCCATCTGCAAATTAAGAGCAATATAAACGAAGGAAGTACCTTCTATTTCGATATTGAACTGCCAACTGCTGAAGCGCCTCCCGACAAATGGGAAAGCCTGGAAAAGATCCGGCAGGTGCTGATCGTGGACGATAATGATAATAACCGCACGATCCTCAAGGAAATGCTATCGCTGAAAAACATTGCCTGTACAGAGGCCCGCAGCGGGTTTGAAGCCCTTGACACACTGACTAAAGGGGAACGCTTTGATGTCATCCTCATGGACTACCATATGCCCTATATGGATGGACTGGAAACAGTGAAAAAGATCAGGCATCATTTCGGCAGGCTGCCGGGAGAACAGGGCGTGATACTCCTGCACAGCTCTGCCGATGATGAAAGGATCATCAGGGTCTGCGACCAGCTGGACATTGGCCTGCGCATGGTGAAGCCAATTAAGATCAATGAGCTGTACAACAGTCTTTCCATGTTGATCAGAAAGGAAAAAAGGGCCAAACGTCATAAACACGAAAAAGAAGAACAATGGATCGGTGGCAGACTGAATATTCTCATTGTCGAAGACAACCCGGTGAATATGCTGCTGGCCACGACCATCGTAAAAAGGATCGCACACGATGCCCGTATCTATGAGGCCCAGGATGGCATTGAAGCTGTTCGCATCTGCCGGGGAAAGATCCCTGACCTGATACTGATGGATGTGCAGATGCCCGTCATGAACGGTTATGAAGCAACTAAAAAAATACGGGAAATGCCGGGCGGCCAGCGTGTTCCCATTATGGCATTGACGGCAGGTAATCTCAAAGGTGAAAGGGAAAAGTGTATAGAGGCCGGCATGAATGACTTCATTGGCAAACCGCTGGTGCAGCAAAAACTGTTACAGCTTTTCCGCAAATGGCTGACAGTTGTTATCGAAGATAGCCCTGTTACCCTTACCACTGAACAGGAAGCAAAAGAGACACATTTTGATATGGGCACACTGGAAGCTTACCTGGTAGGAGAGGACAGATCAGTACTGAAACAGTTATTAAAACTGACTATAGAAGAGTTGAAGACATCCGTAGCAGAAGTGCAGGCGGCAGCAGCTGCTGTAGACATCCGTAAGATCAACCGTATCGGCCATAAGATACGGGGCACCTCACAGATCATTGGCCTGGCCAAGCTGGCCCGTATAGCGGACCAGCTTGATACCCTGACGGTCAAACGTGAACCGGAATTCGGTTTCCTGATAGAATCTATGCAGGAAGAATCCCTGCTTGTGATAAAATTAATGGAAGAGCAAATAATGAAGATTTAG
- a CDS encoding alpha-2-macroglobulin family protein — MKRLPLLLFLLSYFTTSAQHPLSLSRRTSVYDYLYELSNEETLQIHTYGMHKVNSLFLHALKDSFPHDSKIPEHIPPGNYLRVYAQNDKLQTIFTHIPSAYPRQLNNARDLIVVLHDQRGNPIEDATVRIGRNTVPYDAQSRSWRLEKYQKGGILEVYHKGILNCMILKRSIPSSKNKFWKKTRFGISFREKKHPNYHRYRSEDEYSPLAYERRFLGYLVSNKPKYKPGDTVKLKAFITDKKGSPVNKSLLLRLSDRYFDIDTILATLTPYSPGAYTYEFVCSPAMDLDLDENYRVTLETTDSRRYNLNTYEGDLEDDEYMAQRKVLARTRFDLEDYELHAISFTARTDKTTSGDKEQTTVYCQAKDENELPVMDGTVQLIVTTEEIIKCYGDDIFIPDTLWQYSGLMDAIGETKILLPDSIFPKADLRYNIACIFTNSNNERDTYTLWQQHNYNNGSLSFELKNDSLYITTARSKHKTTVIYGVTNNNDTIESVSVELPAAIKINPFISTYKFKSEDIEDKYTFSEEYQPISYDISWDNDTTTVKIKNPQQLSFWYYIFEHSRIVSRGYGHSLVWSGPTNNKQQYELRINYIWEGTIKERSVSFADPGHPLAVSVAAPKQVYPGQAAEISINVKDKYQRPVEGADVTAYAYTSKFKQEDGPIISFYQRPFRKRRLYHPPYASFLSNLSQALALDWQQYKTKMGLDSLIFFRFTHPSPYFVYTEPAADTITQIATFVFSGGSIHPVHILSVDEIPVYCSLADPLQAYSVRVTPGQHRISLRTSHQRISFNMTVTAGVKTFISIDSAIKWPDFRIESVPEELTETELQRIYRYMVRVHNTFGNRPAYIVQEGQLHWLNGAPGNNTTSPTSYITGPLTSHTASLIVKDYLSQDFTPEPGYAFEIRQGLIKQKQTGNLFKTYKYLSLHNTDTSLSARVWSQHMADSLFYQHSLNEIRKRDLLNENYVRGNRNRLIINLSHSGISSGEVLQYLFFRSDDPSFTRSYRGETDNISGMDNGYFKLLVLLTGGRYFVKDSICFKANALHYYSPEHIDILPADSLSTDLEKRLTEIVTNNVTDVPNVAIQIAEDFNKRNFNTTNLTRTIFGMVVDSKGAPIPGASVILRGTATGCSTNAKGEFQLRTTNRGFLLISSIGCQSVEQRLTNNDVYKITLTNNVKQLNETVVVAYGITKKRLITGNATRLKTETLTMSEGLYYPEIKGINSFSPTIDPLIIVNGVPFSGKLSDLPAEEIKNLNVLKNTEATALYGSRGANGVILVTIRSRDLHSKDDQPQQTIVNSLRTNFRDDAFWQPRLRTDENGNASFKVTFPDDITSWDAYAIAMADKKQVGLRKIQIRSFKALSGNLALPAFTIEGDSVGVITKALNYTQDSISATHTFSMNDSVYRRRTNSFKNAFIDTVQVLIPEAIGTDSISFKYEVNKDGYIDGEQRKIPVQKRGTSETTGMFATLYNDTTFTYTPGRDEPIQIRAEAALLPVLLDEITHLQQYKYLCSEQLASKLKAYLLEKKVCTYLKKDFKKEKDINNILRQLNDKKTNGLWGWWENSPISLWISRHVIEALLMAEEQGYKTNLSKQVAIDYFTYELNSGKERDSIGCMQLLAKLGAKINYRSYTDHLIAQSGKTGYDTIRLAVLQRSTGQPLNLMAILSAEKNTLLGNAYWGKESYDLFNNSIQQTLQVYELLRQAGGYEPLLQKIRGYFLEQRKDGHWRNTYESSLILETILPDILEDESKGPLAMSINGTTVSQFPYTDTLTGAGKISISKQGKRPVYFTAYQQYFNRQPEKISAQFTISSVFTDNGEVQEDLKAGVPVTLKVEVTAQKNADYVLVEIPIPAGCSYNGKAQSWASHEVHREHFKDRVSIFCSELEAGTHTFYVSLLPRYSGHYYLNPAKAEMQYFPVFMGREALKTVYIH, encoded by the coding sequence TTGAAAAGACTGCCATTGTTACTGTTCTTGTTATCATATTTCACAACAAGTGCACAACATCCATTATCCCTGAGCCGCCGTACAAGTGTGTACGATTATCTCTATGAGCTGAGCAACGAAGAAACCTTACAGATCCACACTTATGGCATGCATAAGGTCAATTCCTTATTTCTTCATGCGCTGAAGGACTCATTCCCACACGACAGTAAAATTCCCGAGCACATTCCACCAGGCAACTACCTTAGGGTCTATGCCCAGAATGATAAACTACAGACAATATTCACTCACATCCCCAGTGCGTATCCGAGGCAGCTCAATAATGCGAGAGATCTTATCGTAGTACTGCACGATCAGCGCGGAAATCCTATAGAAGATGCTACCGTACGCATAGGCAGGAATACGGTACCATATGATGCCCAGTCCAGGAGCTGGCGATTAGAGAAGTACCAGAAGGGAGGGATACTCGAGGTATACCATAAAGGAATATTAAACTGCATGATTTTGAAAAGAAGTATCCCCTCCTCCAAAAACAAATTCTGGAAAAAAACGCGTTTCGGTATTTCATTCCGTGAAAAAAAACATCCCAATTACCACCGATACCGGTCAGAAGATGAGTACTCTCCCCTGGCATATGAAAGACGTTTTCTCGGATACCTAGTTTCCAATAAACCCAAATATAAACCAGGTGATACCGTTAAACTGAAAGCCTTCATTACTGATAAAAAAGGCAGCCCTGTCAATAAATCACTATTATTGAGGTTATCTGACAGGTATTTCGATATAGATACGATTCTTGCAACACTTACCCCTTATTCTCCGGGGGCCTATACTTATGAATTTGTATGCTCTCCTGCAATGGATCTGGACCTGGATGAAAACTACCGGGTGACCCTGGAAACAACTGATAGCAGGCGTTATAATCTGAATACATACGAAGGAGACCTGGAAGACGATGAATACATGGCTCAGCGAAAGGTACTGGCAAGAACGCGCTTTGACCTGGAAGACTATGAATTGCACGCAATTAGCTTTACCGCGAGAACAGATAAAACAACTTCCGGAGACAAAGAGCAAACCACCGTTTATTGCCAGGCAAAAGATGAAAATGAATTACCGGTGATGGATGGTACCGTTCAGCTCATAGTCACCACCGAAGAGATTATAAAGTGTTATGGGGATGACATATTTATCCCGGATACACTCTGGCAGTATTCGGGCCTAATGGATGCCATTGGTGAAACAAAGATATTATTACCAGACAGCATCTTCCCTAAAGCAGATCTCCGTTATAATATTGCCTGCATTTTCACAAACAGTAACAATGAACGCGATACATACACACTCTGGCAGCAACACAATTACAATAATGGTTCTCTTTCGTTTGAATTAAAAAATGACAGCCTTTACATCACGACCGCTAGATCAAAACACAAAACAACCGTTATCTATGGCGTCACTAACAACAATGACACCATTGAATCAGTCTCTGTTGAACTTCCTGCAGCAATAAAAATAAACCCGTTCATATCCACATATAAATTTAAAAGCGAAGATATTGAAGACAAATATACATTCAGTGAGGAATATCAGCCTATTAGCTATGACATTTCCTGGGACAATGACACAACTACAGTCAAAATAAAAAACCCGCAACAACTTTCTTTCTGGTACTATATATTCGAACATAGCAGGATCGTGTCACGTGGTTATGGACATAGCCTGGTATGGAGCGGCCCCACGAACAATAAACAACAATACGAGCTTCGCATCAATTATATATGGGAAGGAACGATAAAAGAACGATCTGTATCTTTTGCTGATCCGGGACATCCCTTGGCTGTATCAGTGGCTGCTCCTAAGCAAGTCTATCCCGGCCAGGCTGCAGAAATCTCTATAAATGTCAAAGATAAATATCAGCGGCCTGTGGAGGGAGCTGATGTTACGGCCTATGCATACACAAGCAAATTTAAACAAGAAGACGGCCCTATAATATCCTTCTATCAACGCCCATTCCGGAAAAGGAGACTATACCATCCGCCTTATGCAAGCTTTTTAAGCAATCTCTCCCAGGCATTGGCACTGGACTGGCAACAGTATAAAACTAAAATGGGCCTTGATAGTTTGATTTTCTTCCGGTTTACACACCCGTCTCCTTATTTTGTCTACACTGAGCCTGCGGCCGACACCATCACTCAAATAGCCACTTTTGTTTTTTCTGGCGGTAGTATACATCCGGTCCATATCCTGTCAGTCGACGAAATACCGGTGTATTGCAGTCTTGCAGATCCGTTACAGGCGTACAGCGTCAGGGTCACACCCGGTCAGCACCGGATCAGTTTACGAACATCACATCAGCGGATATCATTTAATATGACAGTCACTGCAGGTGTAAAAACTTTCATCAGCATAGACAGTGCTATTAAGTGGCCGGACTTTCGCATTGAAAGTGTGCCTGAAGAATTGACGGAGACAGAATTACAACGTATATACAGGTACATGGTACGTGTTCATAACACATTCGGCAACCGTCCGGCATATATTGTCCAGGAAGGTCAATTGCATTGGCTGAATGGCGCCCCAGGAAACAACACCACCTCTCCTACCAGTTATATTACTGGGCCGCTTACCAGCCACACCGCTTCACTAATTGTAAAAGATTATCTGTCACAGGATTTTACGCCAGAACCAGGATACGCATTTGAAATCAGACAAGGGTTGATTAAACAAAAACAAACCGGGAATCTGTTCAAAACATATAAATACCTCAGTTTGCATAACACAGATACATCTCTCTCGGCAAGGGTCTGGTCGCAACATATGGCAGATAGCCTGTTCTATCAGCATAGTCTCAACGAAATAAGAAAAAGAGATCTTCTGAATGAAAACTATGTTCGTGGTAACAGGAACAGATTAATCATTAACCTCAGCCATTCCGGCATATCTTCCGGGGAGGTACTTCAATATCTTTTTTTCCGCAGTGATGATCCCTCCTTCACCAGATCTTACAGAGGAGAAACAGACAACATTTCCGGAATGGACAACGGTTACTTTAAACTTTTAGTATTACTTACCGGAGGACGATATTTTGTAAAAGACAGCATCTGCTTTAAAGCAAATGCGTTGCATTACTATTCTCCCGAACATATCGACATCTTACCGGCGGATAGTCTGAGTACCGACCTGGAGAAACGGCTTACAGAAATAGTAACTAACAATGTGACCGATGTACCGAATGTGGCGATACAGATAGCCGAAGATTTTAATAAAAGGAACTTCAACACCACCAACCTCACAAGGACTATCTTTGGAATGGTAGTGGACAGCAAAGGAGCCCCAATACCAGGGGCATCTGTTATACTCCGCGGCACGGCAACCGGATGTAGCACTAACGCCAAAGGAGAATTTCAGCTACGTACAACAAACAGAGGTTTTTTATTAATATCAAGCATTGGGTGCCAATCTGTGGAACAACGTCTTACAAATAATGATGTTTATAAAATCACTTTAACAAACAATGTTAAGCAACTAAATGAAACAGTTGTTGTAGCATATGGCATAACAAAAAAGCGGCTCATCACAGGCAATGCGACGAGGCTAAAAACGGAAACATTAACAATGTCCGAAGGGCTATATTATCCTGAAATTAAAGGAATCAACAGCTTTTCGCCCACCATCGACCCTCTCATCATTGTAAACGGTGTGCCGTTTTCAGGAAAGCTAAGCGACCTGCCGGCAGAGGAGATCAAAAACCTCAACGTATTGAAAAACACCGAGGCTACAGCGCTCTATGGATCCAGAGGTGCTAATGGAGTCATTCTTGTAACCATCCGATCCCGGGACTTGCATAGCAAGGATGATCAGCCACAGCAAACTATTGTAAACAGCCTCCGTACTAACTTCCGGGATGATGCCTTCTGGCAGCCCAGGCTTAGGACAGATGAAAACGGTAATGCCTCTTTTAAAGTTACCTTTCCGGACGATATTACCAGCTGGGACGCCTATGCTATTGCCATGGCAGACAAAAAACAGGTAGGGTTGAGAAAGATACAGATCCGTTCATTCAAAGCATTAAGTGGCAATCTCGCACTACCGGCTTTCACTATTGAAGGAGATTCAGTTGGAGTCATCACCAAAGCCCTGAACTATACGCAGGACAGCATCAGTGCAACACACACTTTCAGTATGAATGACAGCGTGTACAGAAGGCGCACCAATAGCTTTAAAAATGCCTTCATTGATACTGTGCAGGTCCTTATTCCTGAAGCCATCGGAACAGACAGCATCAGTTTTAAATACGAAGTGAACAAAGACGGATACATTGACGGGGAACAACGTAAGATCCCCGTTCAAAAACGAGGCACGTCCGAGACAACAGGTATGTTTGCCACCCTTTACAACGACACCACCTTTACATATACACCTGGCAGGGACGAACCGATACAGATACGCGCAGAAGCGGCATTGCTTCCGGTGTTACTGGACGAGATCACGCACCTCCAACAATACAAGTATCTCTGTAGCGAGCAACTGGCTTCTAAACTAAAAGCCTACCTGCTGGAAAAGAAAGTGTGCACATACCTGAAGAAAGATTTTAAGAAAGAGAAAGACATTAACAATATTCTCAGGCAGCTCAACGACAAGAAGACGAACGGGCTATGGGGATGGTGGGAAAATTCTCCCATCTCGCTGTGGATCTCACGCCATGTAATAGAAGCCCTCCTGATGGCGGAGGAGCAGGGATATAAAACAAACCTCAGTAAACAGGTTGCAATTGATTATTTCACCTATGAATTAAACAGCGGCAAGGAAAGAGACAGCATAGGCTGTATGCAGCTATTGGCAAAACTTGGCGCAAAGATCAATTACCGGTCCTACACTGATCATCTCATAGCCCAATCAGGCAAAACCGGTTATGATACTATCAGGTTAGCTGTTTTGCAAAGGTCTACCGGTCAGCCCCTGAACCTCATGGCTATTCTATCCGCAGAAAAGAATACGCTATTGGGCAATGCTTATTGGGGTAAAGAAAGTTATGATCTGTTTAATAACAGCATACAGCAAACGTTGCAGGTGTACGAACTTCTTCGCCAGGCCGGAGGTTACGAGCCATTACTTCAAAAAATACGGGGCTACTTCCTGGAACAGCGGAAAGACGGGCACTGGCGGAACACCTATGAGTCATCCCTTATCCTGGAAACGATCCTTCCGGATATACTGGAAGACGAATCAAAGGGACCGCTTGCAATGAGCATAAACGGAACAACTGTATCTCAATTTCCTTACACAGATACACTGACAGGCGCCGGAAAGATAAGCATCAGCAAACAGGGAAAACGGCCCGTTTACTTTACTGCCTATCAGCAGTATTTCAACAGGCAACCGGAAAAGATCTCCGCCCAGTTTACCATATCATCTGTTTTCACCGACAATGGCGAGGTGCAAGAGGATTTAAAAGCAGGCGTGCCTGTAACATTAAAAGTAGAGGTAACAGCTCAAAAAAATGCAGACTATGTATTGGTTGAAATTCCGATTCCTGCCGGCTGCTCTTATAACGGCAAAGCACAATCATGGGCCAGTCATGAAGTGCACAGGGAGCATTTCAAGGATAGGGTCAGCATTTTCTGCAGCGAGCTGGAGGCAGGTACACATACTTTTTATGTATCCTTATTGCCTCGTTATTCAGGGCATTACTATCTGAATCCGGCCAAAGCGGAAATGCAATACTTCCCTGTATTTATGGGAAGAGAGGCTTTGAAAACAGTTTATATTCATTAA